A portion of the Verrucomicrobiota bacterium genome contains these proteins:
- a CDS encoding HlyD family secretion protein, with protein sequence MSSSQPHDEGCKPADPVTREDLTRATETPPIVLRISKIVLWCMAASPFVLAFVPWQQTVQGRGTVIAYSPVERSQVLTARIPGQVRKWHVVEGSIVKKGDPVVDLEDNDPDLGTRLTAQLEFLRGRLLAGKQEVAELSGAATATEAARESAVNAAKANLESTRKAIEVADHVLSNAQYSKTFEQTRFDMIDKLHSSGTLGAIESKLSREEAKLRIDRASIDVRRAAAELDRSKAAYLTQEAQVLQTDAAGISSIAVARSNFRKGEQALFTTEREVQDIENRVERFKSRHVVAPCDGVVFRVHANVGGGGQYLKEGDELCTIIPDTKDRVVELTLDGRDAPLVLAYAHRKGSLPQARLQFEGWPAILFSGFPDVSIGTFGGKVRQIDQASGATGGFRILIEPEHHVPGDDWPDSNFLRQGNQVVGWVFLNRVPLGYEIWRRLNGFPPVLPPTSKEKKSGSPDNKEEEKAKAPKIKVG encoded by the coding sequence ATGAGCAGCAGCCAACCGCATGACGAGGGCTGCAAGCCGGCTGATCCAGTAACACGGGAGGATCTCACGCGCGCGACGGAGACTCCTCCGATTGTTCTTCGTATTTCCAAGATCGTGCTCTGGTGCATGGCTGCCTCCCCCTTTGTGCTGGCATTTGTCCCTTGGCAGCAAACTGTGCAGGGTCGCGGCACCGTGATCGCCTATTCGCCTGTCGAGCGCTCCCAAGTGCTGACGGCCCGGATTCCAGGCCAAGTGCGCAAGTGGCACGTCGTCGAGGGATCCATCGTCAAGAAAGGCGATCCCGTGGTCGACCTTGAGGACAATGATCCGGATCTCGGCACCAGGCTGACTGCTCAGTTGGAGTTTCTCAGAGGACGTCTCTTGGCCGGTAAACAGGAAGTGGCTGAACTAAGTGGCGCCGCTACAGCCACGGAGGCTGCCCGTGAATCAGCTGTTAATGCCGCCAAAGCCAATCTTGAATCAACCCGCAAGGCGATCGAGGTGGCTGATCATGTCCTCTCCAACGCCCAGTACTCCAAGACCTTCGAGCAGACCCGTTTTGACATGATCGATAAGCTCCATTCCAGCGGAACGCTGGGGGCGATCGAGAGCAAGCTCTCACGCGAGGAGGCCAAGCTGCGCATTGACCGCGCCTCCATCGACGTGAGACGAGCAGCCGCAGAGTTAGATCGCTCGAAGGCCGCCTACCTCACTCAAGAGGCACAAGTCCTTCAGACGGATGCCGCGGGAATCTCTTCGATCGCGGTTGCAAGAAGCAATTTCCGGAAGGGAGAGCAGGCGCTTTTCACCACGGAACGTGAGGTGCAGGACATCGAGAACCGGGTGGAGCGCTTCAAGTCGCGGCACGTGGTGGCTCCCTGCGATGGAGTCGTCTTCCGAGTTCACGCCAATGTGGGCGGTGGTGGACAGTACCTCAAGGAAGGGGACGAACTCTGCACGATCATTCCCGACACAAAGGACCGGGTCGTCGAGCTTACGCTCGACGGACGCGATGCTCCTCTGGTCCTCGCTTACGCTCATCGTAAGGGATCTCTGCCACAGGCACGCCTTCAGTTTGAGGGGTGGCCGGCCATCCTCTTCTCCGGATTCCCCGATGTATCGATCGGTACCTTCGGAGGAAAAGTCCGGCAGATTGATCAGGCGAGTGGCGCGACCGGTGGATTCCGAATCCTAATCGAACCAGAGCACCATGTTCCGGGTGATGACTGGCCCGACTCTAATTTCTTACGACAAGGAAATCAGGTGGTGGGTTGGGTCTTTCTCAATCGGGTGCCGCTCGGATACGAGATTTGGCGTCGTCTGAACGGCTTTCCGCCAGTCCTCCCTCCCACTTCCAAGGAGAAGAAATCCGGCTCTCCGGACAACAAGGAAGAGGAGAAAGCGAAAGCGCCTAAGATCAAGGTTGGCTGA
- a CDS encoding transglutaminase family protein, whose amino-acid sequence MFLRINHTTEYRYRQPVELTPHWLRLVPRSSPGLLVLRSDVTLSSKGGVRWNLDAEGAILGKATFLDMTDRLLITSDLLLEQKITNPFDFLLDERALHLPISYSERDLTHLAPYLVQADESSSAELKDWLRPFLNGVSAVPSTLGTLTSLCRAIPSLFRYTVRHEEGIRTCKQTIRLGEGTCRDFAHLFIEAARSLGIAARYVSGYLCSSPDGTGGDAHTHGWCELYLPGAGWRGFDPTNGILADGHHVAVAISLAAGEIPPVEGSYCGEAGLCLAHEVSISARELLPGEEL is encoded by the coding sequence ATGTTTCTCCGAATCAACCACACCACCGAGTACCGGTACCGTCAACCCGTCGAACTCACTCCCCATTGGCTCAGGCTTGTGCCCCGCTCCTCGCCAGGGCTTCTTGTGCTGAGATCCGATGTCACTCTCTCCTCCAAGGGAGGCGTCCGATGGAACCTCGACGCAGAGGGAGCGATCCTAGGAAAGGCCACCTTCCTGGACATGACGGATCGCCTGCTGATCACGAGCGACCTCCTTCTGGAGCAGAAGATCACTAACCCGTTTGATTTCCTTCTCGATGAGCGGGCGCTTCATCTCCCGATCTCCTACTCGGAGCGGGACCTTACCCACCTTGCCCCCTATCTTGTGCAAGCTGATGAGTCTTCGAGCGCTGAATTGAAGGACTGGCTCCGCCCCTTTCTGAACGGCGTCTCCGCGGTGCCCTCCACGCTTGGAACCCTTACCTCGCTTTGCCGCGCAATTCCCTCTCTCTTCCGTTACACGGTGCGCCATGAAGAGGGGATCCGGACCTGCAAGCAGACCATCAGGCTTGGCGAGGGGACCTGCCGCGATTTTGCCCATCTTTTCATCGAGGCCGCCCGTTCACTGGGGATCGCCGCACGCTACGTGAGCGGCTACCTCTGTTCCTCACCGGATGGAACGGGTGGAGATGCCCACACGCACGGATGGTGCGAGCTCTATCTGCCCGGGGCCGGATGGCGCGGATTTGATCCCACCAATGGGATTCTGGCCGACGGTCACCATGTCGCTGTCGCGATCTCCCTCGCCGCGGGCGAGATCCCGCCGGTGGAGGGATCCTACTGCGGGGAAGCCGGTCTCTGCCTCGCGCACGAGGTCTCCATCTCGGCGCGTGAACTGCTGCCCGGAGAAGAGTTATGA
- a CDS encoding ATP-binding cassette domain-containing protein, with the protein MIHSRHHPEQGPWTRLKSALDLDPRDVGMILVFALCVGLLSIAAPVAIETLVNTVAFGVLLWPVIALALVMLTLLLISASLKALQFLVAEYLQRRLFVRYAEKFSAHFSRAEISSFEGRNAGELADRFFEVSSVQKALSGLLVDGVGIVMITIVGLILLSCYHPYLLSFALILVVAVVVVTIVFGRGGVSSSIEESYAKFDLAGWIGEIARSPSLFRAGAMQDVALNRARAHTADYIAARKQHFRVVWRQTLFVIFLEAIASTLLLGLGGWLVINRQLTLGQLVASELIVTLVLASLAKTGKHLESFYDLEASLDKLGVIDSFTLEPKGGEILLTSGKPLSVKANCPGPSGEIFLDAPSGSKIALLGAPGSGKSQFMETLSLLRAPEGARVTFDGISSQALDRAAARRLIANAGRGEVFSGTIVENLRAGNAEIGVEEIREALKDAGLSARIASLPLGMATPLSSTGWPLSTSESVLLGIARAILAKPRLLLLDGTLDLLDPALHSELIAKLSSPDAPWTLIVATTRRDVAERIGTTVTLP; encoded by the coding sequence ATGATTCACTCGCGCCATCATCCCGAACAAGGCCCGTGGACGCGCCTTAAAAGCGCACTGGATCTTGATCCCCGTGACGTGGGGATGATCCTCGTTTTTGCCCTTTGCGTGGGACTGCTCTCCATCGCGGCCCCTGTCGCGATCGAGACCCTGGTGAATACTGTCGCGTTTGGCGTCCTGCTCTGGCCAGTGATTGCCCTGGCCCTGGTGATGTTGACGCTGCTCCTCATCTCGGCCTCGCTCAAGGCGCTCCAGTTCCTTGTCGCGGAGTATCTCCAACGGCGCCTCTTTGTCCGTTACGCCGAGAAGTTCTCCGCACATTTCTCGCGCGCCGAGATCTCAAGCTTTGAGGGCCGCAATGCGGGCGAGCTTGCGGATCGTTTCTTCGAGGTCTCCTCGGTTCAGAAGGCCTTGTCGGGACTCCTTGTCGACGGTGTTGGCATCGTGATGATCACGATCGTCGGCCTTATCCTTCTCTCCTGCTATCACCCCTATCTGCTGAGTTTCGCCCTGATCCTTGTGGTTGCGGTGGTTGTGGTGACCATTGTTTTTGGGAGGGGTGGTGTCTCCTCCAGTATTGAGGAGAGTTATGCAAAATTCGATCTCGCTGGATGGATCGGCGAAATCGCCCGCTCTCCCTCCCTCTTCCGTGCAGGTGCAATGCAGGATGTGGCCCTCAACCGAGCCCGCGCTCATACGGCCGACTACATCGCAGCCAGAAAGCAGCACTTCCGTGTGGTCTGGCGGCAGACACTCTTCGTGATTTTCTTGGAAGCCATCGCAAGCACCCTTTTGCTCGGGCTTGGCGGATGGTTGGTGATTAATCGCCAACTCACGCTCGGTCAGTTGGTCGCTTCGGAGCTGATCGTGACTCTGGTGCTGGCTTCACTGGCCAAGACCGGAAAACATCTCGAGTCCTTCTATGACCTTGAGGCATCGCTTGATAAGCTCGGGGTCATCGACAGCTTCACCCTGGAGCCCAAGGGAGGGGAAATCTTGCTCACATCCGGAAAGCCACTCTCCGTTAAGGCAAATTGCCCCGGCCCCTCAGGAGAAATCTTCTTGGATGCCCCTTCCGGTTCTAAGATCGCCCTGCTTGGTGCTCCTGGAAGCGGCAAGTCACAGTTCATGGAAACCCTCTCCCTCCTGCGCGCTCCGGAGGGGGCGCGGGTCACCTTTGACGGGATCAGTTCTCAGGCCTTGGATCGGGCCGCAGCCCGCAGACTGATTGCCAACGCCGGACGCGGGGAGGTGTTTTCCGGGACGATCGTTGAGAACCTCCGTGCCGGCAACGCGGAGATCGGCGTCGAGGAGATCCGTGAAGCCCTCAAGGATGCGGGTCTATCCGCCCGTATTGCCTCGCTCCCTTTGGGGATGGCCACACCTCTCTCCTCCACGGGATGGCCGCTCTCCACCTCCGAGTCAGTCCTGCTCGGTATCGCACGAGCCATCTTGGCCAAACCCCGCCTCTTGCTGCTTGACGGAACCCTCGATCTCCTCGATCCCGCTCTGCATTCCGAGCTGATCGCAAAACTCTCCTCTCCCGACGCACCCTGGACCCTGATCGTGGCCACGACCAGGCGCGATGTCGCCGAGCGCATCGGCACCACCGTCACGTTACCATGA
- a CDS encoding P-II family nitrogen regulator, with protein MKKIEAIIKPFKLEEVKDALSDLGIEGMTVTEVKGFGRQKGHTEIYRGSEYTVDFLPKIKIEIVVADGALEGAVAAIVKTAKTGKIGDGKVFVLPVENAVRIRTDETGDKAV; from the coding sequence ATGAAAAAAATCGAAGCAATCATCAAGCCCTTCAAGCTCGAGGAAGTCAAAGACGCCCTTAGCGATCTCGGCATCGAGGGAATGACGGTGACCGAGGTCAAGGGCTTCGGCCGCCAGAAGGGCCACACCGAGATCTACCGCGGCAGCGAGTACACGGTGGACTTCCTTCCCAAGATCAAGATCGAGATCGTCGTTGCCGACGGTGCCCTAGAGGGAGCCGTCGCGGCGATCGTCAAGACGGCCAAAACCGGCAAGATCGGCGACGGCAAAGTCTTTGTTCTCCCTGTGGAGAACGCGGTCCGTATCCGTACCGATGAGACCGGCGACAAAGCAGTCTAA
- a CDS encoding P-II family nitrogen regulator yields MKKIEAIIKPFKIEEVKDALSELGIEGMTVTEVKGFGRQKGHTEIYRGSEYTVDFLPKIKLELVVADDAVEAAIKAIVEAAKTGKIGDGKVFVLPVENAVRIRTGETGNQAV; encoded by the coding sequence ATGAAAAAAATCGAAGCAATCATCAAGCCCTTCAAGATCGAGGAAGTCAAAGATGCCCTCAGCGAGCTCGGCATCGAGGGAATGACTGTGACCGAGGTCAAGGGATTCGGCCGCCAAAAGGGACACACTGAGATCTACCGCGGCAGCGAGTACACGGTCGACTTCCTGCCCAAGATCAAGCTGGAGCTTGTGGTCGCTGACGACGCGGTCGAGGCGGCGATCAAGGCGATTGTGGAAGCAGCCAAGACCGGCAAGATCGGCGACGGAAAGGTCTTTGTCCTGCCCGTGGAGAACGCGGTTCGCATCCGCACTGGCGAGACAGGCAATCAGGCGGTCTAA
- a CDS encoding ammonium transporter, producing the protein MKKKTTSVLRLLAAVASLAILGAVTSTLHAEDAAPAPTPIAFADAPLKAQTAYLQAALTNGDPTATNIAPVAIAGHTAWMMISAALVLLMTLPGLALFYGGLVRSKNVLSMLAMCLGITGLVTIIWWAVGYSLVFGTNFASPYIGGTEFFFLKGIDSAPNTSYAYWIPQNVFCIFQLTFAIITPALIFGATAERLKFTALMAFVGLWMFLVYFPLAHMVWGATGLMNGVWNADAKIPAIDFAGGTVVHMSSGWSALILCLLLGKRVGHGKEPMPPHSLVLTMIGTGLLWVGWYGFNAGSALAADSIAANAFLTTTIATAIAAFVWPLLEFILKGKPSVLGMCSGAVAGLVVITPAAGFVDSTGAAIIGVVAGVVPYFAVTVLKGIFKYDDALDTFGIHGVGGTVGALITGVLVNPAVNGNLVSDAYAAKNGLKAAIESHSLLVAQAKAAGITIALAVIGTLVITIIVKLVIGLRPSVEAEHQGLDITDHGEEGYNH; encoded by the coding sequence ATGAAGAAAAAAACCACCTCCGTGCTCCGGTTGCTCGCGGCGGTCGCCTCACTGGCGATCCTCGGCGCCGTCACTTCCACCCTCCATGCAGAGGATGCCGCGCCGGCACCCACCCCGATCGCTTTCGCGGATGCGCCGTTGAAGGCCCAGACCGCCTACCTGCAGGCGGCCCTTACCAACGGTGACCCGACCGCGACGAACATCGCCCCGGTCGCCATCGCAGGCCACACGGCCTGGATGATGATCTCGGCGGCCCTGGTGCTCCTGATGACCCTGCCCGGTCTCGCCCTCTTCTACGGAGGTCTGGTCCGCTCTAAGAACGTCCTCTCGATGCTCGCCATGTGCCTGGGCATCACCGGCCTGGTCACCATCATCTGGTGGGCGGTCGGCTACAGCCTGGTCTTCGGAACGAACTTCGCCAGCCCCTACATCGGAGGCACTGAGTTCTTCTTCCTCAAGGGGATCGATTCGGCCCCCAACACCAGCTACGCCTACTGGATCCCGCAGAATGTCTTCTGCATCTTCCAGCTGACCTTCGCGATCATCACCCCAGCCCTCATCTTCGGTGCCACGGCCGAGCGCCTCAAGTTCACCGCCCTGATGGCCTTCGTCGGCCTCTGGATGTTCCTCGTCTACTTCCCGCTCGCCCACATGGTCTGGGGCGCCACCGGTCTCATGAATGGTGTCTGGAACGCCGATGCCAAGATCCCCGCGATCGACTTCGCCGGCGGCACCGTGGTTCACATGTCCTCGGGCTGGAGCGCCCTCATCCTCTGCCTCCTGCTCGGCAAGCGCGTCGGACACGGCAAGGAGCCCATGCCTCCCCATAGCCTCGTGCTCACCATGATCGGCACCGGCCTTCTCTGGGTCGGCTGGTACGGCTTCAACGCCGGCAGCGCCCTGGCCGCCGACAGCATCGCCGCCAACGCCTTCCTCACCACCACTATCGCGACAGCCATCGCCGCCTTCGTCTGGCCCCTGCTCGAGTTCATCCTCAAGGGCAAGCCAAGCGTGCTCGGCATGTGCTCGGGTGCCGTGGCCGGCCTCGTGGTCATCACCCCTGCCGCCGGATTCGTGGATTCCACGGGTGCCGCAATCATCGGCGTGGTGGCTGGTGTCGTCCCTTACTTCGCAGTCACCGTCCTGAAGGGGATTTTCAAGTACGACGACGCACTCGACACCTTCGGCATCCACGGTGTCGGCGGTACGGTCGGAGCCCTCATCACGGGCGTCCTGGTCAACCCCGCCGTGAACGGCAACCTCGTCAGCGACGCCTACGCCGCCAAGAACGGGCTGAAGGCCGCGATCGAGTCCCACTCGCTCCTCGTGGCGCAGGCCAAGGCCGCCGGAATCACTATCGCCCTCGCGGTGATCGGAACCCTCGTCATCACCATCATCGTCAAGCTGGTCATCGGCCTTCGTCCTTCGGTCGAGGCGGAACATCAGGGTCTCGACATCACCGATCACGGTGAAGAGGGCTACAACCACTAA